agtccagtggccttcttatgagcagttgcagatgtcggccgctcctattgattcatcgacattgaatgcgatgcaggagtggacgggtggagagccctAGTCATATGGTTTAGGGTATCGCCTTCCGGGAGGAGTTCCAGCAGCTGTACTGctatggctaggcccagtcaggctcagggAGAGGCAGGCTTTTTGAGAGctcagggaggagatggttcgggattggctgatgtctagtacaggaggctttccaggaggatggatgcgatgtaaGAGTCGCAGAGTCGGTTTACGTAGGAGCTCACCCAAGCACTTGGGAgtgcatttagaggccttggagctaacatccagtggcccgtttatggtgaggattctgcttatccacctcctgacactccaccctctgagggtgatgatgatgataattcgtctaagtaggtataccctgtgttcctttctattaccttcactggggacagtgaagattttaagtttgggggtggtagttaaagaacatatttgtgtgtgtgtcatgtagttgcatattcatgatattttagttcatatagttgcatatttttgccatatagttttttttttattttatttatagctttatttatcatgtcatatagctcatgcatatactatgatccctttgtgttgctttaccgattaatatataatattgatgcgagtgtagtgatagcactagagtgatgttgaatcttgttaggttgatatgtatgctagaaacacttgtaatttcaccaAGTCTTAGAGTATgtttaaggactagattgttgtcatggtttgatggtttttgaggttaatctattgcttatgcttagaatgcatgctaagctcttaatgataaaagacataaaaagataaaaattggagaaaaaaaattggaattcatttctaattgtggctaggcgtcaattggctagtagccggatcgtattgtatacgagtagtctagggttgagcaagatggagcgaaacgcacttgctcataaattaaaaaaaaaaagaaaaaaaagggaaaaaaagaaagaaaaattatggttaatgcacaattgatcacgagtgggctctttggtattcaagttattaagttcttaggggactttgtgcctagtgaccgaaggcttttatagtctgggatccgctaacctaacgttcgctaaatgggtaccattgcataagtcatttgtggacctcactcattgaacgatcaaataagcatttattttatgtgttgaataaagcatgattccataataaactccaataatcttgaagtgttataagtcattttgtgtctaaaatatattcttcgtataagcttgtgattgccttaaggataattaagttatggtgattgatctagtttcgaagcatatttgttaagcattcgcacacaccacgtttctagttgtatgttagcttgcgtgatttgattgatctttagtcgcctaattgcatttattgatatgtcatgtgttggttggtttagtcatcgtgaggggatcgctgcattcatatagttgcattcatgcatgttttattctaaatttgagtctgtgatgcttgaggacaagcatcgattcaagtttaggggtatgataagtggcattttataccacttagagcgtctcataacagcttgaattggtgtcttggacttaagtattttgtgtatttgacgcattttctagtgtttttacatttcagggtataacttgcttagataggtggttttcatcaaataaagcttaagaaagtgtttggaatcagtctaggggtgatgagtgAAGAAATCATCAAAAACAGAAGCAGAAtaaggaattttccagaaaggtagCAGGCGGCCGCGTGCTAGGAGCAGGTGACCGCGTGCTAGCAGGCGGCCGTGTGGAAGATGCAGGCGACCACGTGTGGGCGGatttttagaatctggattttattaacTCAAGTAcgattgggcttctgttggcgctggttctcttgggctattatataaaccttatgggaagacgttttctgaagaaagaagaaaatcaAGAGCGAGGGCAAGAAGATTcagaagaccgttttagcatgcaacaacgaagaagaggaaatatacgtttatcttgtgatccttttaattcgttgtaactgtggatgctagttttctttatgctttgaaccttaatactcttatgacgtacttcattatttattaagtatttttattagccttatattgttgtgttattatcatgctttcatatgaacccatggtgacgatgagttctattatggggtaatcgtgatcatgggattctagcggatttactatggatttctttagttaattgtttaataccttggtatgtggtgattttatgatatctagtataggttgtgcttattcgtcttatatgtgTCGCGgacatgtaagatagcctgttaatctcttgtgaagcgacagtgaatcttgagatttagaacttgccatgctagcataggttcatgtatcgtatgcatgattagtgggtaactctaaccgttttacttgccctgtgtaatcatcatgaataacttgcgcttaaatcgttatgttgtcaaattctgtagacatatagggtctcaacataattgatgcatattcaacttctatcttaattgtggatgcttggtagaatggtattcgtacaacgaaggttggcgtttatcagtttcgtgttgttcgattaatatcatcaccattacatgctaaggttaatgacaataactattgaatgaagtagtaatgaagttaggatctcatgtgtatttaatattgttaattcaagtgtttaattctcgtagttaatattagttaaccaatcttaattgttattgtcttggcattgaagaataatcatacattggtgagtaagtgttaattaaatacaattaatcagagtctctgtgggaatgaactagaaatcattctatattacttgcgaatgtgtatacttgcgtgatttatttagcacatgctttgtgcctaacaataGCAGTTATACCTTGaaactttacttctaaagcatcccatatctcttttgctaTCTTACATCCAAttactctattggacataacactatcaagactgctgtgcatgatgtgtctgaccttagcatccttcatgatagatgagagatcttcaggagaatagtccttcctgtctttgtttatcatcttctctggttaTCTTGCAAGTGAAtcaactaccttcattggtctatgaggaccatcatagatcttgtttagatattcaggatccgtggttcccaaacacatggccatcctgacttcCCAGATTGGATAatcatgtatcttcaggatggcaccttgattgcttcacacttactcatgttgctgcttatctgtgatgtggtcGGGGTTGGTGGTTTcggattctgtgtttcttctttTTTGTCTCCCATtgtagattaatttttaaatcttaaactgtttgtacgttaacaacaagctctaataccaattgttaggcccttaattaactgtagaggggggtgaatacaattaatacaatctattcgacaaagcttcaacagaatcaacagtttttatgtTAACTGAttaaaactgattacaaacgttatctctcgaaaggatgaacaattatccttgagcgctgctaggttatgcgaaagatataacaatgtcgtaatgcatatagcatgaacctaatctgtgctttatatagagcacatctacacaatgtataagaaatcctattctatcaataacaaggaaacctatacaatgcttctgagataaagtccttcaccgccttgagttcctatttccttttccttatcgaagatcaactgatgtgataaatactgatttcatcatccattgacatcatcgttcgttgatatcatcatccattgatatcatcatcatccattgatataaGTTCTGAAGTGAACTTCTaatagtttctgcttgatatcatcaattactCCTAACAAGGGAGTCCTATTAATTAAATAGACTGCGGTGAGAACGCAATCACCCCAATTGTTTAAAGGAAAAGAAGCTTGGAATCTTAGGAATCTAGCTACTTCAAGTATGTGTCGGTGTTTGCGTTCTACACGGGAATTCTGCCAAGGCCTATAGACACATGAGGTCTGATGCAATATACCATTCTTAGCAAAAAACGGTTTACAATGCATATAATCAAATTCCAACGCATTATCCGACCTCAGTATTTTTATGGTTGTTTTAAAGTGTGTGTGCACATAACACATTATTTTTTTTAGAGTTTTTAAAGCATCTGACTTGTATTGCAAAAGATACACCCAAGTATATCTAGTATTGTCATCCACCATTGTCAAAAAGAGTTTAAATTTTCCCTTTGTGCATACTTTTTACGGCCCCTAGATATCAATGTGCACCAAATAaaaagcatataaagcatgtgaTTTACTTAAGCAATAAGGCAGTTTGGTGAATTTGGCTAAGGGGCAAGTGATGCATACCTTGGCCGATTTCTTTGGGAAATGTGACAAGACTGGAATATGCTGCATATTGGAGACATGCATGTGACTGAGCATATTGTGCCACAGCTCCAAAGATTCTTGACTTGATGAATTGACCACTGCAGCATTAAAGCATAAATACTTCTTATCCAAAGCAGAGAACCATTTTTTTTGCAATGCTTTGCTCAGGTGATCCACCATGTAATACAAGCCCTGCTTAGCCTCTCCAACTCCCACCAAGGTGCTAGTCATATTATCTAGTATAAGATAGTGAGTTGTGAAGAAATGCACAGCACAATCAGAATATTTTATGAGCTTTTGAACTGACAACAAATTGTGTTGAAACTTAGGTACACACAACAGCAGACCTGTTGGTAGAACCACAGTACCAATATGAGAAAGAGTTGCCTGGCTTCCATTTGGTAAATTGATGTGCAATGCGTTAGCAAATTTACATTCCTTTAAGTTTGATACATGAGAAGTCATGTGGTCCGTGGCACCGCTATCAATTATCCAATCTTGAGAGTTGCTTGTAGCTTGACAACAAATAATCATCCCGGAAAAATGATCTAGTTCATCATCTGTTTCTGACTTGCAATAATTTGCAGCTTGCATTTGTGGGTTTAACAATTTTGCCAACTGCTCCAACTGTTATGGAGAGAAGGAAGAATTCAACTCTTTAGTTCTAACAGCAGCCGCCATTCTCTGATTTAATTGGCTCCCAGATGTCCATTGTTGATTACCAGGCTTCTTTTGTTTATTTAGACTTGTAGATGGTCTAGAATTACTGGTATGCCGCTTTGGATAGCCCACCACTGACCAATATTTATCACCACTATGCCCTTTAAGACCACAAGCACTGCAAGATACATTTCTATCACCAGAAGGCTTATATTGTCTAGGCTGAGAAGATCTGCCAAACATGGCCATAATATTGTCATCAGTTTTATCAGTCTGCAAGATGTCTCTTTGTGTTTCTTCCTGCATTAAAACAAAGCAAACATTTTCTACACTAGGTAGAGGAACCATCATTAACAGCTAACTTCTATGCGAGTTATAAATCTCATCAACTCTGTTCAAGAACTGAAAGAGTTTAGACTCTTCTCTTTACACGTGTATCACTTCAAGCAGTTTTGTAACCTCACTAGTTGGGTTTGTCAGAGTAGGAAGAATATTCATGCTCTCTACTTCCTCCCACAATGATTTCATAGCTGTGTAATAATCATTCCCAAGCatatgatttttttttgatttCATAAAATTCTTTATTTAGTTTGTATTTTCTAGATCCATTTGTTATTAAAAATCGTTTTTCCTAATTACTCCATATCTCTCTAGCTATTGTCATATACATAATAGATGTTTTAATAGAAGGAGAAACATTAGAGGTTAACCAAGCAATTACCATATTATTGCAGGTCTCCCACATCTCAACCTTCTGTGCATCTTCTGTTGATACTGATACAGTGCATGTTGCAAACCCCAACTTTCATTTTGAAGCCAAATTGATCTCCATTATCCTCCTCAATGCTCGATAATCTCTTGAACCTTGTAGTTTGTCCACCTGGATTGAAGTAGCATTGTCTGAGGGGTGAAGAAATAAAGGGTTTAGCATTTCTTGGTATGAAACTCGAGCACCTGCCATGAGATTGGTTCTGGAATAAGATCTAGTAAAAAATGAAGCAAGAAAATATTTTTCTCAAGGTTCTTGTGTCTCAGATTCAattaagctctgataccatgataaGCTTTATAGAGTAAGCTTATGAAGATATTGTTACTGAACTCTAAGAACACACAGTGAGAtgaaaataatatttattaactCGAGAATGTAAGACAAGGCCACACCCTTGCTATATAGCCAATGATGTGCATTACAGATTGAGGCCAAGTCTTATAGCTAAATATAGCAAAAAGTACTAACTGAATTTGTCTAGACATTGATACAAGCAATCCCAGATTTAATGCAGTAAATACATAAAATAACATAAGTACTAAAATGATTGAAATAATTATGTTCTCCTCAATAGGGTCGAATGATAAGGTTTAGTATGCAAACTGATTCTACATGTGTTCGTCAGAACTCAGATGAAAATATTCATCACCCTCTCCAGCCTCCAGGATTGCTCTTACATGCTTACTATCTTAAGGAATAGTCCTTCTCCTTCACCTCTTCATTGGTTCAAGCCAATTCAGGGAATGGCCAACAACTTACAAAATCAGGTCAAAATTTTATTCATTAGTGTTGCTATGCATAGTATTTGGATGGACAAAAATGACATAATTCATGGGAAGAACTCCCTCAACAGCGAATGTGCTCATAAAAAATGCAGGCCCTTGTTCATCCAAAAGTTTTTGGTTGTAAAAGATAGAGCTGGTTCATGACCGAGCTGTTCATGAATAAGCTCGAACTCGGCTCGTTAAGGGCTCGGTtcagctcggttcgttaagggCTCGAGTTAGAGCTCGAACACAAAAATGTGTTCAGTAATAAAACGAGCACGATTTGGCATGTTCGGctaaaaacaaattcaaaaaaatattttgattattatatatttgattattatgaattttattcagATTTTTATTAATATTTCTCAATTATTTAGTTGTATAAATGTCAAAATATctattttagtaatttaaaaaaatttcaaatattaaaaataaatttatttaatttgataatttaataattaacaagtgaTTTGAGTTCTACTTCTAACTAATATTTATTCCCagattggtgtttcgattttttttaaagttatttttaaatgatccaaccgtacagatgtcaagatctatatatttgagtgatataataaaaaatttagaaataataaatatagttggtttgctattttaacagttaaccagtagtttgaccaatactcctatttagtcccatattgatattttgatttttttaaaaatatttatgaatgatctaaccgtacggatgtaaagatctatatattttagtgataagacaaaattttatgaaaaaaataaatttattttgtttgtttttttaacaatcaaccattgatttaaatagtacttctaactagtgttcagtcccatattgatgtttcaattttttaaaaaaatatttatgattGATCCGACCCTACGGatatcaagatatatatattttagtgatacagtttttttttaaaaaataaatgtagttggtttgctattttaacagtcaacctaGTTTGGtcagtacttcttactagtatttagtctcatattgatgtttcgatttttttgaaaacatttatgaatgatccaaccgtacggacaTGGAGATCTGTATATTTttgtgatatgataaaaaattcataaaaaaataaatatatttggtttgctatttgacaagtacttcttactagtgtttagtcccatattgatgttataaaattttaaaaaatatttatgaatgacccaaccgtacggatgtcaagatccaATAAGACAAAATTTTCGtaagaaaataaatttattttttttgtaattttaataATCAACCAGTTACTTGAATAATACTTCTAattagtgtttagtctcatattgatgtgtcgtttttttaaaaatgtttatgaatgatccaaccatatgaatgtcaatatttatatattttagtgatatgacaaaattttcataaaaaataaatttatttgattagctatttaacagtcaaccagtagtttgacaaatacttcttactagtgtttagtctcatattgatgtttcgatattttttaaaaatatttatgaatgatccaaccatatcaagatctatatattttagttataagacaaaactttcataaaaaaaacttattttatttgttattttaaGAATCAACCAAATGTTTGAATAGAACTTCTAACTAATGTTTAGTCTCATATTGgtgttttaataattttttaaaaaacgtttatgaatgatccaaccgtatggatattAAGATCTATTTATTTttgtgatatgataaaattttagaaaaaagtCAACATATATGGTTTGtaattttaacagtcaaccggttATTTGACCAGAAAATTTTCACTTCAACTCGGCTCGGCTCAGCTTGTTTTGATGGAGAAAACTCGTGCTCGGCTCGTATTTTGCTCGGTTCGACTCGGCTCGGTTTTATTCGATTAAAACTCATATTTGGCTCATCAGTTAACGAGTTCGAGCTCGAACACAATTTTTTTATTCGTTAAGAAAGCTCATTCAGCTCGATTTTTCAGGAAAAAAGGTAAAACTCGGCTCGGTTTGATCAAAATTCGGCTCGACTCGTGTTTGGATCGATTCGACTCGGTTGTATTTGATTAAAGTTTGTATTCGGCTTGTTAGTTAACGAGTTCGAGCCCGAACACAATTTTTGGTTCGTTAAGAAAGCTCGACTCAGTTCGGTTCGTTGAAAAAAAAAATAATGCTCAACTCAATTCGATCAAAACCTGACTCGGCTCAATTCATGAACAACTCTGATAAAATGTTCCAAACTTCACCCCGTAGAAACTTTAGACTTATTAGTTTTTTACATTAGCATTTAGCGTTTAGCGTTTAGATGTTTCTCCCCACCTCTCTGAACTTTCTTGTTTATAAAACCTCAgcttaaatattaaaattattgatcAAACTTAAAAGTATTGTTTAAATTGTTAAAGTCGTAATAAATATTAAATAGGTACCTCAAAATTTATATTCcgtaattaaaaattagttttatagaATTTTATGCATTTTTTGAATGATCTCGCAATCAAATGAAATATTATGAATTCtgttattttagataatataGTTAGATTTTTTAAAGTTTAtgtaatatttatttttaattttgtagtaatttcatttaatttaaatataaaagaattagtatatatattatataaaatcTAGGTACATTATCTTAAATACTAGAATTCATCACTTTTTATTTTTTTGCGATAGCATTCAAGAAAAATTTGAGAAATTCTATAAAACTAAATTTTAATTCTCAATTACAAATTTTGAGATATGTTTaatatttattatgactttagGAATTTAAATGATATATTTCCTTCTCTCAAGTGAGCACGTTGCAAAAAAAGAAGAGAGAATGTGATAGTACCTCTTCTTCTCTGCGTTCATTCCAGTAACCAGAACTTGACTTCCAAGGCATTTCATCTTCAGCTACATTCAGCAGATGACCGAATTTTAGACATTGATACTTAAATTTTTACATTCCACATGTCTTGCATAGATACACAATTATTACTCCTATGCCATAtgattaaaattatttaattaacaTAAAATATGCCTATTAGGATATTTCTATATATGATTAATGATGAAGCTGTGGCAAATCTCACATTGTCATGTACACTAACTTGTATAGTTACATGAGCATGGGTATGTTCCAAATGTACATTCTTCAACTTATATGGATCTTTAGATCCTTGATGCAAGCCACTCAATTGTCCATCTCAATATTGTTATATGCCTTTCTATTCGCAGTGTGCAGCTCTACCAAGGATATCTATTGATAACTCTGTTTCTTCCCGGGTCTTCTCCTCTCTCACGTAAGCTAGAGCCCTGTCCACGTGGAAGCTGATGTGTAGTTAACCTGCTAGGTAGGGGACTCTGCAAAATAGAACGGGGGGGGGGGGGCTGCTCCCCACGACAACTCCATTGTGAGAATACGAATGGGTTTTCTTGAATaataagaagaagaagagggaagaaggAGCTATCCAAAATATGTATAGTGGTGTGTGTATAGGTGTGTAACAGTCAAATGTTTTTCAACCCCTAAAACCCTCtttttggggccttttataggtcccaagatttagggtttttggggtttgtacctcttcatcctAGCCTTTGATCATTCTTGGTTGGTGAGTGATTGGACAGCTTGGATCGAATGTGGGGCCGGGTGTCCTTCTTCCACCAGTGTTGTCTTGGGATCTTTACATATGGACGGATGGGATGCAATTGTTCTATTTTGGGTAATATGAGACAGTTGACATTTTTGTCCTGTGCCACGTGGCCCCAGGGACCACCCTAGTTTGGGCCTGGGGTGTTCTTTATCTGGGCTTTTTCTCCTTTATGTGGGATTGATTATTTATGGCCTATCATTTGcctcccactcccttatgcgggtttacCCGGATGGGGGAGTAGTCTTTTTTTTCGGAGCGCATGTTATGAGCTGCGTGATTCAGAAATAATTTTGcattttttctttgatttgtggtccctaaccccggggtgttgttggatacaagtccccggggttgtgtttgggtaagCCTCATGGTTTTTGTCACTTGGaaaatttttgtatttttctttgatttgtggcc
The sequence above is drawn from the Apium graveolens cultivar Ventura chromosome 2, ASM990537v1, whole genome shotgun sequence genome and encodes:
- the LOC141691373 gene encoding uncharacterized protein LOC141691373, producing MVPLPSVENVCFVLMQEETQRDILQTDKTDDNIMAMFGRSSQPRQYKPSGDRNVSCSACGLKGHSGDKYWSVVGYPKRHTSNSRPSTSLNKQKKPGNQQWTSGSQLNQRMAAALEQLAKLLNPQMQAANYCKSETDDELDHFSGMIICCQATSNSQDWIIDSGATDHMTSHVSNLKECKFANALHINLPNGSQATLSHIGTVVLPTGLLLCVPKFQHNLLSVQKLIKYSDCAVHFFTTHYLILDNMTSTLVGVGEAKQGLYYMVDHLSKALQKKWFSALDKKYLCFNAAVVNSSSQESLELWHNMLSHMHVSNMQHIPVLSHFPKKSAKLDENPFTSIPNSPIVNSLDLSNESHSKTESLHFNDVAVIELAPPLPRRSFRLHTTPKWHVNYVSNQTTYISNLAYTQVTPDFQFFVTNLTHNPDIVHYKVDVQQEHWIKAMNLELEALEQNDTWEVTELPSNKTSIASKQKAGVDYDQTFAYVAKLIIVRTLLVVASIKNWEACQMDVSNKPLQEDVYMKMPQGYTHLDYRISHENVLSARLNSKLVCKLKESIYGLKQSPKNWFSKLTTTLLNSNFLQSKADYSFFTKIMEDTITVCLIYVDDLLICGNSALQIQNLKVMLSSHFNMKDLGALRYFFGNRD